From Camelina sativa cultivar DH55 chromosome 7, Cs, whole genome shotgun sequence, one genomic window encodes:
- the LOC104702518 gene encoding cyclin-A1-2-like, which yields MSSSSSSRKQSQENPIPRPNLAKTRTSSLRDVGNRRVPLGDITNQKPGSKNSSSSSTLVHCSNKIGQSKKAPKPALSRNWNLGILDCGLPPKSIAKSNVIVPCEDTELPQIDDNLLSSSPPLSSLEASSTQSDQLRSTHDSLESPKVEYMVESSTVLPEYAESSNTDFGNDDKIVNIDSNLMDPQLCGAFASDIYQHLRVAELEKRPALDYMERIQPNINASMRSILIDWLVEVAEEYRLSSETLYLAVNYVDRYLTGSVITKQNLQLLGVACMMIAAKYEEVCVPQVEDFCYITDNTYSRNELLEMESSVLNYLKFELTTPTAKCFLRRFLRAAQGGKEVPSLLSECLACYLTELSLLDYAMLRYTPSLVAASAVFLTQHVLHPSRKPWNATLEHYTSYKATHMEACVKDLLQLCHGNPSTDVVAVRKKYSQHNYKFAAKKLCPTSLPQELFLC from the exons ATGTCTTCCTCGTCGTCATCGAGGAAACAATCCCAGGAGAATCCGATCCCTCGTCCGAACTTAGCCAAGACTCGAACCTCCTCACTCCGCGATGTTGGTAACCGTCGTGTTCCCCTCGGCGACATCACAAACCAGAAGCCTGGCTCCAAAAATTCTTCATCGTCGTCTACTCTG GTGCATTGTTCGAATAAGATCGGCCAATCGAAGAAAGCACCAAAGCCTGCTTTGTCTCGTAACTGGAATTTGGGAATTCTCGATTGCGGTTTACCTCCCAAGTCAATCGCGAAATCAAACGTAATCGTTCCTTGCGAAGACACAGAATTGCCTCAAATCGATGATAATCTTCTATCTTCATCACCTCCTCTATCATCCTTAGAGGCCTCTTCCACTCAATCAGATCAGTTAAGATCCACTCATGACTCTTTGGAGAGTCCCAAAGTTGAATACATGGTCGAGAGCAGTACTGTTCTCCCGGAGTATGCAGAGTCATCAAACACTGATTTTGGGAATGATGATAAGATTGTGAACATTGATAGTAACTTGATGGATCCACAGCTTTGTGGTGCCTTTGCTTCTGATATCTATCAGCATCTGCGTGTAGCCGAG TTAGAAAAAAGACCGGCTCTGGATTACATGGAAAGAATTCAGCCAAACATCAATGCTAGTATGCGTTCTATACTGATTGACTGGCTCGTGGAG GTTGCTGAAGAGTATCGGCTTTCGTCTGAGACGTTGTACTTGGCAGTGAACTATGTAGATCGGTATCTTACGGGCAGTgtaataaccaaacaaaatctgCAGTTACTTGGTGTTGCCTGCATGATGATTGCAGC AAAATACGAAGAAGTGTGTGTGCCCCAAGTGGAGGATTTCTGTTATATCACTGATAACACATACTCAAGAAACGAG CTTTTGGAGATGGAGTCTTCTGTTCTGAACTACTTGAAGTTCGAATTAACAACTCCAACAGCAAAATGTTTCTTGAG GCGCTTTCTTCGTGCTGCTCAAGGCGGAAAGGAG GTACCATCACTGCTGTCCGAGTGTCTAGCCTGCTATCTCACCGAATTATCTCTATTAGATTACGCTATGCTACGATACACTCCATCACTCGTTGCAGCCTCTGCAGTTTTCTTGACACAACACGTACTACACCCTTCAAGAAAACCATGG AACGCTACGTTAGAGCATTACACATCGTACAAGGCTACACATATGGAAGCATGCGTTAAGGATCTTCTTCAGCTGTGTCATGGGAATCCCTCAACTGATGTAGTTGCAGTCAGAAAGAAGTACAGTCAACACAAC TACAAGTTTGCAGCAAAAAAGCTTTGCCCCACATCACTACCGCAAGAGCTATTCCTTTGCTAG
- the LOC104702519 gene encoding extensin-like produces MAIVDVDDSFKRPGSIPFSWEIRPGVPKTRISQPGNTTTPFLHPLKKLSPLRLKPLSHSQPLYPPALSPPSSSFISNSKSRPLSPLTSFSTTPSKLKPPPTPSSPSVFYSPGPSFRSSPRAFSERWQPQRPNRIRPGSEPEPEQSSDFSVAGFGCFPSPKFRLRKNKSGGSSRRKNRLRSENEYYCSDMETMSPWTVSSRRSVSPRWDSPKSSFSSLRFSPRITNEAEWVGFGLF; encoded by the coding sequence ATGGCCATTGTCGATGTTGATGATTCATTCAAGAGACCAGGAAGTATACCTTTCAGCTGGGAGATCCGACCCGGTGTACCCAAGACCCGAATTTCTCAACCCGGTAACACCACTACTCCTTTTCTTCACCCTCTAAAGAAGCTATCCCCTCTCCGGTTAAAACCATTGTCACACTCTCAGCCGCTTTACCCGCCGGCGTTATCTCCGCCGTCGTCTTCTTTCATCTCCAACTCAAAAAGCCGTCCTTTATCTCCTCTCACTTCTTTTTCTACTACCCCATCGAAGCTCAAGCCACCACCAACGCCGTCGTCGCCTTCTGTATTCTACTCCCCTGGACCTTCTTTCCGATCATCTCCGCGAGCTTTCTCGGAACGGTGGCAGCCCCAACGCCCGAACCGAATCCGACCCggatccgaacccgaacccgaacaaAGCTCCGATTTTTCCGTTGCCGGATTCGGGTGTTTCCCGTCGCCTAAGTTTAGGCTGAGGAAGAACAAGAGCGGTGGTAGTAGTCGGAGAAAAAACCGGTTGAGATCGGAGAATGAATATTACTGCTCCGATATGGAGACGATGTCGCCGTGGACTGTTTCTAGCCGGAGATCGGTTTCACCAAGATGGGACTCTCCCAAGTCgtccttctcttctctccgaTTCTCACCACGAATCACCAACGAAGCTGAGTGGGTCGGGTTTGGGCTCTTTTGA
- the LOC104702520 gene encoding pentatricopeptide repeat-containing protein At1g77405-like has product MKPSQCNRVIDQLIAAMIQNRPFDAVLASSTVANPWSQQLVSDVLRSIPRFFFISPRSIGRQKGFRHRSPLKQRNLREESQRRRSEVLVLGPAAYMDPKKVSLGLQKAMEFFFWIETHFGFDHNEVTGRDMACLLAKGNDFTGLWDFLRQVSRRENGKNVVTTASVTCLMKCLGEEGFVKEALATFYRMKEYHCKPDVYAYNTIINALCRVANFKKARFLLDQMQLPGFRYPPDIYTYTILISSYCRYGMQTGCRKAIRRRMWEANRMFREMLFRGFVPDVVTYNCLIDGCCKTNRIGRALELFEDMKKRGCVPNQVTYNSFIRYYSVTNEIERAIEMMRTMKKMDHGVPGSSTYTPLIHALVETRRAAEARDLVVEMVEAGVVPREYTYKLVLDALSSEGMADTLDEELHKRMREGIEERCRRVMRIKPVMARKEIVGKPDFHEIEVYENSAIEEI; this is encoded by the coding sequence ATGAAACCGTCGCAATGCAACCGCGTTATCGATCAGCTCATCGCCGCCATGATTCAGAACCGTCCATTCGACGCCGTTCTCGCTTCTTCAACGGTGGCGAATCCATGGTCTCAGCAGCTCGTCTCCGATGTTCTCCGCTCAATCCcaagattcttcttcatctccccaCGATCCATCGGTCGGCAAAAGGGTTTTCGTCACCGGTCACCGTTAAAGCAGAGAAACCTCCGTGAAGAATCGCAACGACGCCGTTCCGAAGTCCTTGTTCTAGGTCCCGCCGCATATATGGATCCTAAGAAAGTTTCACTCGGGTTGCAGAAAGCTATGGAGTTCTTCTTTTGGATCGAAACCCATTTCGGGTTTGATcataatgaggtcactggtagAGATATGGCTTGTCTATTGGCTAAAGGCAACGACTTTACGGGTCTCTGGGATTTTCTCCGGCAAGTCTCTAGAAGAGAGAACGGGAAAAATGTGGTTACCACAGCGTCTGTAAcgtgtttgatgaaatgcctaGGAGAAGAAGGTTTTGTGAAAGAGGCGTTAGCTACGTTTTATAGGATGAAGGAGTATCATTGCAAACCTGATGTTTATGCTTACAATACAATCATCAATGCTCTTTGTCGAGTTGCGAATTTCAAAAAAGCTCGATTCTTGTTGGATCAGATGCAGTTACCGGGTTTTAGATACCCACCAGACATCTATACCTACACTATTTTAATAAGCTCCTACTGTAGATATGGAATGCAGACCGGGTGTAGAAAGGCTATAAGGAGAAGGATGTGGGAAGCTAATCGAATGTTTAGGGAAATGCTGTTCAGAGGGTTTGTACCTGATGTGGTGACTTACAATTGTTTGATCGATGGATGTTGCAAAACGAATCGTATTGGTCGGGCTTTGGAGCTGTTTGAAGATATGAAGAAGAGAGGATGTGTTCCGAACCAGGTGACTTATAATTCTTTTATAAGGTATTATAGTGTTACTAATGAGATAGAACGGGCAATTGAGATGATGaggacaatgaagaagatggatcATGGTGTACCTGGTTCAAGCACGTACACGCCGCTAATACACGCTCTTGTTGAGACCAGGAGAGCTGCCGAGGCTCGGGATTTGGTGGTGGAGATGGTGGAGGCTGGGGTGGTTCCAAGAGAGTATACATATAAGTTGGTGTTGGATGCTCTGTCTTCTGAAGGAATGGCGGATACACTTGATGAAGAGCTGCataagagaatgagagaaggaATAGAAGAGAGATGTAGAAGAGTCATGAGGATCAAACCAGTCATGGCTCGAAAAGAGATTGTCGGAAAACCGGATTTTCACGAGATTGAAGTTTATGAAAATTCTGCAATAGAGGAAATCTGA